The Methylomagnum ishizawai genome has a window encoding:
- a CDS encoding cupin domain-containing protein yields MSDITDDWVGLAALHALGLLDGEERSRFESRLQDDAAARDELVRLAEAAAALGGLAPESSPPPRLKQRLLSAIRAEAAPPPAQVALSPGIAVVFAGRMDWQETGLPGIRVKTLHFDAARNYASNLVSMAAGSVYPSHWHAQTEELLMLSGNITLSGHRLGPGDYCRADPGTLHEEVHAETDCTFLALVGLDNQFRPAPAPS; encoded by the coding sequence ATGAGCGATATCACCGACGATTGGGTCGGTCTGGCCGCGCTGCACGCGCTGGGTTTATTGGACGGGGAGGAGCGCTCGCGCTTCGAGTCCCGCTTGCAAGACGACGCCGCCGCCCGCGACGAACTGGTCCGGTTGGCCGAAGCCGCCGCCGCGCTGGGCGGACTCGCGCCCGAGTCGTCGCCGCCGCCGCGCCTGAAACAACGGCTGTTGTCGGCCATCCGCGCCGAAGCGGCCCCGCCGCCCGCCCAGGTGGCACTGAGTCCCGGCATCGCCGTCGTCTTCGCCGGGCGCATGGATTGGCAAGAGACCGGATTGCCCGGCATCCGGGTGAAAACCTTGCACTTCGACGCGGCCCGCAACTACGCCAGCAATCTGGTGAGCATGGCGGCGGGCAGTGTCTACCCTAGCCATTGGCACGCCCAGACCGAGGAGCTTTTGATGCTGTCCGGCAATATCACCCTGTCCGGGCACCGGCTCGGCCCCGGCGATTATTGCCGCGCCGACCCCGGCACCTTGCACGAGGAAGTCCATGCCGAGACCGATTGCACCTTCTTGGCCCTGGTCGGGTTGGACAATCAGTTCCGGCCCGCGCCCGCGCCAAGCTGA
- a CDS encoding sigma-70 family RNA polymerase sigma factor — MPEPRPDAELHAWLAAIAQGDEAAFTAFYDATSGKVHGLIQYILKDEALAEETTLDTYLQVWRDAGSYSASRGSPWAWLILLARSRAIDRLRSHRANTAPLDDEPSESLPDPHQVPPEEQAAADQRQALVRNCLEQLPPVQRQLLALAFFQGLSHSEIAEYSRLPLGTVKTHIRQGLGRLGELLGGREDGLL; from the coding sequence TTGCCGGAACCACGCCCCGACGCCGAACTCCACGCTTGGCTGGCGGCCATCGCCCAGGGCGACGAGGCCGCGTTCACCGCGTTCTACGACGCCACCAGCGGCAAGGTCCACGGTTTGATCCAATATATCCTGAAAGACGAAGCCCTCGCGGAGGAAACCACCCTGGACACCTACCTGCAAGTCTGGCGCGACGCCGGCAGTTATAGCGCATCGCGGGGTTCGCCCTGGGCCTGGCTCATCCTGCTCGCCCGCAGCCGGGCCATCGACCGCCTGCGTTCGCACCGGGCCAACACCGCGCCCCTGGACGACGAGCCTTCGGAGTCGCTGCCCGACCCCCACCAGGTCCCGCCCGAGGAGCAAGCCGCCGCCGACCAGCGCCAAGCCCTGGTGCGGAATTGTCTGGAACAATTGCCGCCGGTCCAACGCCAATTACTGGCGCTGGCCTTCTTCCAGGGCTTGAGCCATAGCGAGATCGCCGAATATAGCCGCTTGCCGCTGGGCACGGTCAAAACCCATATCCGCCAAGGGCTGGGCCGGCTGGGCGAACTGCTTGGCGGGCGGGAGGACGGGCTGTTATGA
- a CDS encoding discoidin domain-containing protein: MSASSLRCFLVLAALSLDTATGATPSNAAAEAAARLAPRGHYPKYFLGEQSYFTVVGAAAGDREGLLNEEGALEVDRTAFSIEPFLYTQDGLTTWNEAAPSPSLALGYLPVPSVAWRGRNIALDITAYATDGPQAALYARYRVENTGPDARRVKLWLALRPFQVNPPWQSLNLTGGVAPIHAIRREGPLIRVDARTVVALTPPDQFGTLAGDALVRTLAQGKLPRGGKVHDPKGQASAVLEYDLDLPPGAARDIYLAVPDLNPDAFANAAQVRSGRGGDFARAALQASLDGWQAQLSRVELLGPPAARGLLDAVRSNLAYLFVNRDGPALFPGSRTYARGWIRDSTVMASALLGMGYPDTVRRFLAWYAGFQYPDGKIPCCVDSHGADPTPENDSPGEFIHAVYEYQHYTHDLGLVRGLWPQLVKTVAYIEALRAQRLTPEYRTPDRQAFYGLLPESISHEGYSARPVHSFWDDFWALRGLDDAAELARRLDAPEAAHFAALRDAFRADVYAALKLTMARRNIGYLPGSVELGDFDSNATAMIVNLGRELPNLPQDALRQTFDEYWAYFQKRRAGQLDWDAYTPYEVRTVEALVRLGRRRQALAVLGFLMAGQRPKAWNHWAEVVWRDPTAPKFIGDMPHAWIGAEFVKAVRSLYVYERDSDQALVLAAGIPKDWLESESGVGVRRLPTGFGVLDYTLKRGGDGTLRLTLGGDLTVPPGKIVVRPPLDRPVRAVWINGRPSPAFTADAVTVGEWPAEVRIETGGP; encoded by the coding sequence ATGTCTGCATCCTCCCTCCGTTGTTTCCTGGTTTTGGCGGCGCTTTCGCTCGATACCGCCACTGGAGCCACCCCGTCCAACGCCGCCGCCGAAGCCGCCGCCCGGTTGGCTCCACGCGGCCACTACCCCAAATATTTCCTGGGCGAGCAAAGCTATTTCACCGTGGTCGGTGCCGCCGCGGGCGACCGGGAAGGCTTGCTGAACGAGGAGGGGGCTTTGGAAGTGGACCGGACGGCGTTTTCCATCGAGCCGTTTTTGTACACCCAAGACGGATTGACGACCTGGAACGAGGCCGCGCCCAGCCCCTCCCTGGCGCTGGGCTATCTGCCGGTGCCCTCGGTGGCTTGGCGGGGGCGGAATATCGCCCTGGATATCACCGCCTACGCGACAGACGGCCCGCAAGCCGCGCTCTATGCCCGCTACCGGGTCGAAAACACCGGCCCGGACGCCCGACGGGTGAAGCTCTGGTTGGCGCTGCGGCCTTTCCAGGTCAATCCGCCCTGGCAATCCTTGAACCTGACCGGCGGCGTGGCCCCGATCCACGCGATCCGGCGGGAAGGGCCGTTGATCCGGGTCGATGCGCGGACCGTGGTGGCGCTGACGCCGCCCGATCAGTTCGGGACCCTGGCCGGGGATGCGCTGGTCCGTACCTTGGCGCAAGGCAAGCTTCCCCGTGGTGGAAAGGTCCACGACCCCAAGGGCCAAGCCTCCGCCGTCCTCGAATACGATCTCGACCTACCGCCCGGCGCGGCGCGGGACATCTATCTCGCCGTGCCGGACCTAAATCCGGACGCCTTCGCCAATGCGGCCCAGGTCCGGTCGGGCCGGGGCGGGGATTTCGCCCGTGCCGCCCTGCAAGCCAGCCTGGACGGTTGGCAAGCCCAGTTGTCCCGCGTCGAATTGCTCGGCCCGCCCGCGGCCCGCGGCCTGCTCGACGCCGTGCGCAGCAACCTCGCCTATCTCTTCGTCAACCGCGACGGCCCGGCGCTATTCCCCGGTAGCCGCACCTATGCCCGCGGTTGGATCCGGGATTCCACCGTGATGGCCTCGGCCCTGCTGGGCATGGGCTACCCGGACACCGTGCGGCGTTTCCTGGCATGGTATGCCGGGTTCCAATACCCGGACGGCAAGATTCCCTGTTGCGTGGACAGCCATGGCGCGGACCCCACTCCGGAGAACGACAGCCCCGGCGAATTCATCCACGCGGTCTACGAATACCAGCACTACACCCACGACCTGGGTTTGGTGCGCGGCCTGTGGCCCCAACTGGTCAAGACCGTGGCGTATATCGAAGCCTTGCGGGCCCAGCGCCTGACCCCGGAATATCGGACGCCCGACCGGCAAGCCTTTTACGGCCTGTTGCCGGAATCCATCAGCCACGAGGGCTATTCGGCCCGTCCGGTGCATTCGTTCTGGGATGATTTCTGGGCCTTGCGCGGGCTGGACGACGCCGCCGAACTGGCGCGGCGCTTGGACGCCCCGGAAGCCGCCCATTTCGCCGCCTTGCGCGATGCTTTCCGGGCCGACGTCTACGCGGCGCTGAAACTCACGATGGCCCGGCGCAATATCGGCTATTTGCCGGGTTCGGTGGAACTCGGGGATTTCGATTCCAACGCCACGGCCATGATCGTGAACCTGGGCCGGGAACTCCCGAACCTGCCGCAAGACGCCTTGCGCCAGACCTTCGACGAATACTGGGCCTATTTCCAGAAGCGCCGGGCCGGTCAATTGGACTGGGACGCCTATACCCCCTACGAGGTGCGGACGGTCGAGGCGCTGGTGCGGTTGGGCCGCCGGAGGCAGGCGTTGGCCGTGCTGGGTTTCCTCATGGCCGGCCAGCGCCCCAAGGCGTGGAACCATTGGGCCGAAGTGGTCTGGCGCGACCCCACAGCGCCCAAGTTCATCGGCGACATGCCCCATGCCTGGATCGGCGCGGAATTCGTGAAGGCGGTGCGTAGCCTTTACGTTTACGAGCGCGACAGTGACCAAGCGCTGGTGCTGGCAGCGGGCATCCCCAAGGACTGGCTGGAAAGCGAAAGCGGCGTGGGCGTGCGGCGCTTGCCGACCGGGTTCGGCGTCCTCGACTACACCCTCAAGCGCGGCGGCGATGGGACATTGCGCCTCACGCTCGGCGGCGATCTGACCGTGCCGCCCGGCAAGATCGTGGTCCGGCCACCGCTGGACCGGCCCGTGCGGGCGGTATGGATCAATGGCCGGCCCAGTCCGGCCTTCACGGCGGACGCGGTGACGGTCGGGGAATGGCCGGCGGAGGTGCGGATCGAAACCGGCGGACCGTGA
- a CDS encoding lytic transglycosylase domain-containing protein, with translation MIGVSTRGIRFDRDRLRALRIISPAWVFQDGDTPGTPMLSAYLRHGLLPTLLLLLAACGHQTPAPKPSPVGILHPPNPYRALPDHTRHSGVFPRPAALEAQVAFWRNVYATWGRAVVVIHDDRYLDTVYEVLEFPTVGESLTADQKAWVANRRSYWQDRLYTLESKLDTGAALDAEDRATAALLTGGQRRDLRAVAHNAAKRVRSQRGMRERFLRGLEIGTRYEARFRKIFRDNGLPEELAYLPHVESSFQAAARSSAGAVGIWQFTKGAAEKFMPMNGAADPRLDPIASTQGAARYLKYAYANIGNWPMAITSYNHGINGMKRARGRYGHDFMRMVEEYDSPLFGFASRNYYAEFLAAREIASQPERYFSELAPGIQSPDANQP, from the coding sequence TTGATCGGCGTTTCCACGCGGGGCATCCGGTTCGACCGGGATCGCCTCCGGGCGCTACGCATCATCAGCCCCGCCTGGGTCTTCCAGGACGGGGATACACCGGGAACCCCCATGCTTTCCGCTTATCTACGCCACGGCCTCCTGCCGACGCTGCTGCTGTTGCTGGCCGCTTGCGGCCATCAAACCCCCGCGCCCAAACCCAGCCCGGTCGGCATCCTCCACCCCCCCAATCCCTACCGCGCCCTGCCCGACCACACCCGCCATTCCGGCGTCTTCCCCAGGCCCGCCGCGCTGGAAGCCCAGGTGGCGTTCTGGCGCAATGTCTATGCGACCTGGGGGCGTGCGGTGGTGGTCATCCACGACGACCGCTATCTCGACACCGTCTACGAAGTGCTGGAATTCCCCACCGTCGGGGAAAGCCTCACCGCCGACCAGAAAGCCTGGGTCGCCAACCGCCGGAGCTATTGGCAGGACCGCCTGTATACCCTGGAAAGCAAGCTCGACACCGGCGCGGCCCTGGACGCGGAAGACCGCGCCACCGCCGCCCTGCTGACCGGCGGCCAGCGCCGCGACCTCCGCGCCGTGGCCCACAACGCCGCCAAGCGCGTCCGCTCCCAACGCGGGATGCGCGAGCGCTTCCTGCGCGGCCTGGAAATCGGTACCCGCTACGAGGCGCGGTTCCGCAAGATTTTCCGCGACAACGGCCTGCCCGAGGAACTGGCCTACCTGCCCCATGTGGAATCCTCGTTCCAGGCGGCGGCGCGGTCCTCGGCGGGGGCGGTCGGCATCTGGCAGTTCACCAAGGGCGCGGCGGAGAAATTCATGCCCATGAACGGTGCCGCCGACCCCCGGCTCGATCCCATCGCCTCCACCCAGGGCGCGGCGCGTTACCTGAAATACGCCTATGCCAATATCGGCAATTGGCCGATGGCGATCACCTCCTACAACCACGGCATCAACGGCATGAAACGCGCCCGTGGCCGCTACGGCCATGATTTCATGCGCATGGTGGAGGAATACGACAGCCCCTTGTTCGGTTTCGCTTCGCGCAATTATTACGCCGAATTCCTGGCCGCCCGCGAAATCGCCAGCCAGCCCGAGCGTTATTTCTCGGAACTGGCACCGGGTATCCAGTCCCCGGACGCAAACCAACCCTAG
- the msrP gene encoding protein-methionine-sulfoxide reductase catalytic subunit MsrP, giving the protein MLIQRPPDIRSSEITPPELFHDRRRFLQMALGATALAALPPAFAAGLPLAGIRKSQYTVDDPPTPYESVTTYNNFYEFGTAKEDPAKYAGGLKTRPWTIAVEGEVHKAQAFDIEDILKMAPLEERIYRLRCVEAWSMVVPWVGFPLAELLKRVEPTGNAKFVEFTTLQDAAQMPGQRTRVLDWPYREGLRMDEAMHPLTLLTVGLYGEILPNQNGAPVRIVVPWKYGFKSAKSIVRIRLVEQQPRTTWNDAAPGEYGFYANVNPAVDHPRWSQAKERRIGEFLKRPSLPFNGYAEQVAPLYGGMDLKKYF; this is encoded by the coding sequence ATGTTGATCCAACGCCCCCCCGACATCCGATCTTCGGAAATCACTCCCCCGGAACTGTTCCACGACCGCAGGCGCTTCCTGCAAATGGCGCTGGGTGCCACGGCGCTGGCGGCACTGCCTCCGGCTTTCGCGGCGGGCCTTCCCCTCGCCGGGATCAGGAAGAGCCAGTACACCGTGGACGACCCGCCCACCCCCTACGAATCCGTCACCACCTATAACAATTTCTACGAATTCGGCACGGCCAAGGAAGACCCGGCCAAATACGCCGGCGGCCTGAAAACCCGGCCTTGGACCATCGCCGTGGAGGGCGAGGTCCACAAGGCCCAAGCCTTCGATATCGAGGATATCCTGAAAATGGCGCCCTTGGAGGAACGCATCTACCGGCTGCGCTGCGTGGAGGCGTGGTCGATGGTCGTGCCTTGGGTGGGGTTTCCCTTGGCGGAATTGCTCAAGCGGGTGGAACCGACCGGCAATGCCAAGTTCGTGGAATTCACCACGCTGCAAGACGCCGCCCAAATGCCGGGGCAACGCACCCGCGTCCTGGATTGGCCCTACCGGGAAGGCTTGCGCATGGACGAGGCCATGCATCCCTTGACCTTGCTGACGGTGGGACTCTACGGCGAAATCCTGCCCAATCAGAACGGCGCCCCGGTGCGGATCGTGGTGCCGTGGAAATATGGCTTCAAGAGCGCCAAGTCCATCGTCAGGATCAGGCTGGTCGAGCAGCAGCCCCGCACCACCTGGAACGACGCCGCGCCGGGCGAATATGGGTTCTACGCCAACGTCAACCCGGCGGTGGACCATCCGCGCTGGAGCCAGGCCAAGGAACGCCGCATCGGCGAGTTCTTGAAGCGCCCCAGCTTGCCGTTCAATGGCTATGCCGAACAGGTCGCCCCGCTGTATGGCGGGATGGACTTGAAGAAATATTTCTGA
- the rimO gene encoding 30S ribosomal protein S12 methylthiotransferase RimO: MKTPRIGFVSLGCPKALVDSERILTQLRAEGYELSPTYQDADLVVVNTCGFIDAAVEESLDAIGEALAENGKVIVTGCLGERADEIRARHPQVLGITGAHAYEAVVGTVHEHLPPPHPPFVDLVPPEGIKLTPRHYAYLKISEGCNHRCSFCIIPSLRGDLASRPIGEVMGEAERLVAAGVKELLVVSQDTSAYGVDLKYRTDFWGGKPLKTRFHDLAQALGGLGVWVRLHYVYPYPHVDEVIPLMAEGKILPYLDIPFQHANPRILRLMKRPAAAEDVLMRIERWRGLCPDLSLRSTFIVGFPGETEEEFEELLDFLEEAQLDRVGGFAYSPVEGAAANTLPDPVPEAVKQDRLARFMEVQERISAERLQQRVGGRETVLIDEVVEEGAVARSRADAPEIDGQVFIDGATQLKVGEFVEVVIEEADEHDMWAHLDG, from the coding sequence ATGAAAACACCCCGCATCGGATTCGTCAGCCTCGGTTGCCCCAAAGCCCTGGTCGATAGCGAACGCATCCTCACCCAGCTCCGCGCCGAGGGCTACGAGCTTTCGCCCACCTATCAAGACGCCGACCTGGTGGTGGTCAATACCTGCGGTTTCATCGACGCCGCCGTCGAGGAATCCTTGGACGCCATCGGCGAAGCCCTGGCCGAGAACGGCAAGGTCATCGTCACCGGCTGCCTGGGCGAGCGGGCCGACGAAATCCGCGCCCGCCATCCGCAAGTCCTCGGCATCACCGGAGCCCATGCCTACGAGGCCGTGGTCGGGACCGTGCATGAGCATCTGCCGCCGCCGCACCCTCCCTTCGTCGATCTGGTGCCGCCGGAGGGCATCAAGCTCACCCCGCGCCATTACGCCTATCTCAAGATTTCCGAAGGCTGCAACCACCGCTGCTCGTTCTGCATCATCCCGTCATTGCGCGGCGATCTGGCCAGCCGCCCCATCGGCGAGGTGATGGGCGAGGCCGAACGCCTGGTCGCCGCCGGGGTGAAGGAATTGCTGGTGGTGTCGCAGGACACCAGCGCCTATGGCGTCGATCTGAAATACCGCACCGACTTCTGGGGCGGCAAGCCGCTCAAGACCCGCTTCCACGATCTCGCCCAGGCGCTGGGTGGATTGGGCGTGTGGGTGCGGCTGCATTATGTCTACCCTTACCCGCATGTGGACGAGGTGATTCCGCTGATGGCCGAGGGGAAAATCCTGCCCTATCTGGATATCCCGTTCCAGCACGCCAACCCGCGTATCCTCAGGCTGATGAAACGCCCGGCGGCGGCGGAAGATGTGCTGATGCGGATCGAGCGCTGGCGCGGCCTGTGCCCGGACCTGAGCTTGCGTAGCACTTTCATCGTCGGCTTTCCCGGCGAGACCGAGGAGGAATTCGAGGAATTGCTGGATTTCCTGGAGGAAGCCCAACTCGACCGGGTGGGCGGCTTCGCCTATTCGCCGGTGGAGGGGGCCGCCGCCAACACCTTGCCCGACCCGGTGCCGGAAGCGGTCAAGCAGGACCGGCTGGCCCGCTTCATGGAAGTGCAGGAGCGCATCAGCGCCGAGCGCCTACAGCAAAGGGTCGGGGGCCGGGAAACCGTGTTGATCGACGAGGTGGTGGAAGAAGGCGCGGTCGCCCGCAGCCGGGCCGACGCGCCGGAAATCGATGGGCAGGTGTTCATCGATGGCGCGACCCAGCTCAAGGTCGGCGAATTCGTCGAGGTGGTGATCGAGGAGGCCGACGAACACGATATGTGGGCGCATCTCGACGGCTAG
- a CDS encoding FKBP-type peptidyl-prolyl cis-trans isomerase, which translates to MRIATQKVVHIHYTLTNDEGEVLDSSRDHGPLAYLHGAGNIIPGLEDALTDRVVGDTFKITIAPENAYGLRDDDLVQSVPKSAFQGVDEILPGMQFQAQSPEGLQLLTVLGVDEDEVILDGNHPMAGIALTFDVEVTDIRDATAEELDHGHVHGAGGHHH; encoded by the coding sequence ATGCGGATCGCGACCCAAAAGGTGGTGCATATCCACTACACCCTGACCAACGACGAGGGCGAAGTCCTCGATTCCTCCCGCGACCACGGCCCCTTGGCCTATCTGCATGGCGCGGGGAACATCATTCCGGGCCTGGAAGACGCCCTGACCGACCGTGTGGTCGGCGACACCTTCAAGATCACCATCGCGCCCGAGAATGCCTATGGCCTCCGCGACGACGACCTGGTGCAATCGGTGCCGAAGAGCGCGTTCCAGGGCGTCGATGAAATCCTGCCGGGGATGCAGTTCCAGGCCCAATCCCCGGAAGGACTGCAACTCCTGACCGTCCTCGGCGTGGACGAGGACGAGGTCATCCTGGATGGCAACCATCCCATGGCCGGCATCGCCCTCACCTTCGATGTGGAAGTCACCGACATCCGCGACGCCACCGCCGAAGAACTCGACCATGGCCATGTCCATGGTGCCGGTGGCCATCACCACTGA
- the pcnB gene encoding polynucleotide adenylyltransferase PcnB, with protein MPPSCRSHQRVTPLAIIDFVKKLFSPPPPPRPEPEPQPVAPTWPRVYPRPEHIISRSHISDNALKVLGRLRQSGYQAYLVGGCVRDLLLGREPKDFDVVTDARPEEVREVFRNCRLVGRRFRLAHVYFGDEIVEVATFRSRSGEDSQGAHVHANGRILRDNAYGNIEDDAFRRDFTVNALYYNIEDFSVVDYVGGMDDHKAAILRLIGDDPEQRYREDPVRMLRAVRFAVKLGFSIHPDCAEPIPRLARLLGEIPPARLYDEMLKLFLGGYAVQTFEQLRQHGLFAALFPDTERCLGREPEGFPLTFLAKSLENTDQRIGAGKPVTPYFLFAALLWEPTRARAESLVAGGQNPLLAYQDAAGEVIARQVQRVAIPRTLTLPIRELWSLQPRLENTTGRAFRMLGHPRFRAAYDFLVLRAATGEADPDLADWWTRFQTASEAEQKAMTRTGRRQASARSKPRKRRNRAKSRKQDASTPTP; from the coding sequence ATGCCCCCTTCCTGCCGTTCCCACCAGCGCGTTACTCCTCTGGCAATCATCGACTTCGTCAAAAAGCTGTTCAGCCCCCCGCCACCGCCGCGACCCGAGCCGGAACCCCAGCCCGTGGCGCCGACCTGGCCCAGGGTCTATCCGCGTCCCGAGCATATCATCTCGCGCAGCCATATCAGCGACAACGCGCTCAAGGTCTTGGGCCGTTTGCGCCAATCCGGCTATCAAGCCTATCTGGTGGGCGGTTGCGTGCGCGACTTGCTGCTGGGGCGCGAACCCAAGGATTTCGACGTGGTGACCGACGCCCGGCCCGAGGAAGTGCGCGAGGTGTTCCGCAATTGCCGCTTGGTGGGGCGTAGGTTCCGGCTGGCCCATGTCTATTTCGGCGACGAGATCGTCGAGGTGGCGACCTTCCGCAGCAGGAGCGGCGAGGATTCCCAAGGCGCCCATGTCCACGCCAATGGCCGCATCCTCCGCGACAACGCCTACGGCAACATCGAGGACGACGCCTTCCGCCGCGATTTCACCGTCAACGCCCTGTATTACAACATCGAGGATTTCTCGGTGGTCGATTATGTCGGCGGCATGGACGACCACAAGGCCGCCATCCTGCGCTTGATCGGCGACGACCCCGAACAACGCTACCGCGAAGACCCGGTGCGGATGCTCAGGGCCGTGCGCTTCGCGGTCAAGCTGGGCTTCAGCATCCATCCCGATTGCGCCGAACCCATCCCCCGGCTGGCCCGCTTGCTCGGCGAAATCCCGCCCGCCCGGCTCTACGACGAAATGCTCAAGCTGTTCCTGGGCGGCTACGCCGTGCAGACCTTCGAACAATTGCGCCAGCACGGTCTATTCGCCGCCCTGTTCCCCGACACCGAGCGCTGCCTGGGGCGGGAGCCGGAAGGCTTCCCTTTGACCTTCCTGGCGAAATCCCTGGAGAACACCGACCAGCGCATCGGCGCGGGCAAGCCGGTCACGCCCTATTTCCTGTTCGCGGCCCTGCTGTGGGAACCGACGCGGGCGCGGGCCGAATCCCTGGTCGCGGGCGGCCAGAACCCGCTGCTGGCCTACCAGGACGCCGCCGGCGAGGTCATCGCCCGCCAGGTCCAGCGCGTCGCCATCCCACGCACCCTCACCCTGCCCATCCGCGAACTGTGGTCCTTGCAGCCGCGGCTGGAAAACACCACGGGCCGCGCCTTCCGTATGCTCGGCCATCCGCGGTTCCGCGCCGCCTACGATTTCCTGGTGTTGCGGGCCGCGACCGGCGAGGCCGACCCCGACCTCGCCGATTGGTGGACCCGCTTCCAAACCGCCTCCGAAGCCGAGCAAAAAGCCATGACCCGCACCGGTCGCCGTCAGGCTTCGGCCCGTTCCAAACCCCGCAAGCGACGGAACCGCGCCAAATCGCGTAAACAGGATGCCTCAACCCCAACCCCTTGA
- the folK gene encoding 2-amino-4-hydroxy-6-hydroxymethyldihydropteridine diphosphokinase gives MPQPQPLEPVLAYIGFGGNLGDPVERLRAARREVAAIPGVRETAFSSLYQSAPMGPQDQPEYVNAVMAITTSLAPLELLRELQAVEARFGRVRGVGERWGPRTLDLDLLLYGQQALACDRLAVPHPGLAEREFVLYPLLEIAPGLEIPGLGPLSELARHCPLRGLTRIEEERHG, from the coding sequence ATGCCTCAACCCCAACCCCTTGAACCCGTCCTCGCCTATATCGGCTTCGGCGGCAACCTGGGCGACCCCGTCGAACGCCTGAGGGCGGCGCGGCGCGAGGTCGCGGCCATACCCGGCGTCCGCGAGACGGCGTTTTCCAGCCTATACCAGAGCGCCCCGATGGGTCCGCAGGATCAACCCGAGTACGTGAACGCCGTGATGGCGATCACCACGAGCCTGGCCCCCTTGGAGTTGCTGCGCGAATTGCAGGCAGTGGAGGCCCGGTTCGGACGGGTGCGCGGTGTCGGCGAGCGTTGGGGGCCGCGGACCCTGGATTTGGACCTGTTACTCTATGGTCAGCAAGCCTTGGCGTGCGACCGCCTCGCCGTGCCCCATCCGGGCTTGGCCGAACGCGAATTCGTACTCTATCCCTTGCTGGAAATCGCCCCCGGTTTGGAAATTCCGGGTTTGGGTCCGCTGTCCGAATTGGCGCGGCATTGTCCTTTGCGCGGCTTGACCCGGATCGAGGAGGAACGCCATGGATAA
- the panB gene encoding 3-methyl-2-oxobutanoate hydroxymethyltransferase: MDKPLTLPALLAMKARGQKIATLTAYDAAFAAVMDAAGVDLILVGDSLGMVVQGHPGTLPVTLDQMVYHAACAARGTRRAVLAADLPFMSYSSVGQALDSAARLVREAGVQMVKLEGGRKRLEVIRALAEQDIPVCAHLGLLPQSVHKLGGYLVQGRDERAAQTMLEDAILLQEAGAGMLVLECIPAALAGEITAALSIPTIGIGAGPACDGQILVCYDMLGITPGNRPKFSKDFLAGADGVAGAVRRYVAEVREGRFPGPEHSF; the protein is encoded by the coding sequence ATGGATAAACCACTGACCCTGCCCGCCCTGCTCGCCATGAAGGCGCGTGGGCAAAAAATCGCCACCCTCACCGCCTACGACGCCGCCTTCGCCGCCGTGATGGACGCGGCAGGGGTGGATTTGATCCTGGTCGGCGATTCCCTGGGAATGGTGGTGCAGGGCCATCCCGGCACCCTGCCCGTGACCCTGGACCAGATGGTATACCACGCGGCCTGCGCGGCGCGGGGCACGCGGCGGGCGGTGTTGGCGGCGGACTTGCCGTTCATGTCTTATTCCAGCGTGGGGCAGGCGCTGGACAGCGCAGCCCGGTTGGTGCGCGAGGCGGGCGTGCAGATGGTGAAGCTGGAAGGCGGGCGCAAGCGCCTGGAAGTCATCCGCGCCCTGGCCGAGCAGGATATTCCGGTCTGCGCCCATCTCGGGTTGCTGCCGCAATCGGTGCATAAGCTGGGCGGCTATCTGGTGCAAGGGCGCGACGAGCGTGCCGCCCAGACCATGCTCGAAGACGCCATCCTGCTGCAAGAGGCCGGTGCCGGCATGCTGGTGCTGGAATGCATCCCGGCGGCGCTGGCCGGGGAAATCACCGCCGCGTTGTCGATCCCCACCATCGGCATCGGGGCCGGTCCCGCTTGCGACGGCCAAATCCTGGTCTGCTACGACATGCTGGGCATCACGCCGGGCAACCGCCCCAAGTTCTCCAAGGACTTCCTCGCGGGCGCGGACGGCGTCGCCGGGGCGGTGCGGCGCTATGTGGCCGAGGTGCGGGAGGGGCGGTTTCCCGGCCCGGAGCATAGTTTCTAA